In Paenibacillus sp. G2S3, a single window of DNA contains:
- a CDS encoding MDR family MFS transporter yields the protein MDVKQESKIHFWPIMIAIFFGNFVSVLSTTTINIAVPLLMNHFHSNLNTMQWMVTGFMLATGVTAPLAGYLGGRFSYKRLYLFALMGFTMFSLLCAIAWNPTSLIVFRMLQGSCSGLIMACTMTIIFQVIPAERRPFAVSLWSLSAMVAPAIGPTFSGWLLQYASWHWLFLINIPIGFIAIILTVTLIPYYRMNVPKSFDIPGFLTVVLGSLSLLTAFSQGNSWGWSSWRTLSLILVGIVLLVFFVLHELKTEVPLLNLRVFRNRRFTAMLSIYSLVTIAMYAGTYLTPLFLQTVEGATTLKTGLILLPSSILLALLSPIVGKLYPRFGPVKLISAGILFIFIGLFMMSRLHTNVSYSFIMWAMVVRNLGIGLANVPSSTASMEEIPVEWSGHATSINNWVRNVLSSLGIAVFTSILSTRSLLHSKELISSGAGNTDSIRLLSFTMGVNDVFVVGSIIVLFGLPLMLLLRKKRSVISVQSAG from the coding sequence GTGGACGTTAAACAAGAAAGTAAAATTCATTTTTGGCCTATTATGATTGCCATATTCTTCGGAAACTTCGTCTCTGTCTTAAGTACAACGACCATCAACATAGCTGTTCCTCTTTTAATGAATCATTTCCATTCGAACCTGAACACTATGCAATGGATGGTTACAGGTTTTATGCTGGCTACGGGAGTAACTGCACCACTTGCCGGATATCTGGGAGGCAGATTCAGCTATAAGCGACTGTATCTATTCGCTTTGATGGGATTCACCATGTTCTCCTTACTCTGTGCAATAGCTTGGAATCCAACCTCTCTGATTGTATTTCGAATGCTTCAGGGCTCTTGCAGCGGGCTGATTATGGCCTGTACGATGACGATTATATTCCAAGTGATTCCAGCAGAACGCAGACCTTTCGCTGTGAGCTTATGGTCGCTGTCCGCGATGGTTGCTCCAGCCATTGGTCCGACATTTAGCGGATGGTTACTTCAGTATGCTAGCTGGCATTGGTTATTTTTAATTAACATTCCCATTGGATTTATAGCTATTATTCTTACCGTAACGTTAATTCCATACTATCGAATGAATGTTCCGAAATCATTTGATATTCCTGGCTTCCTTACCGTTGTACTGGGGAGTTTATCTTTGTTAACCGCATTTAGCCAAGGCAACAGCTGGGGATGGAGTTCATGGAGAACCTTGTCATTAATACTTGTGGGGATCGTTCTGCTAGTTTTCTTCGTCTTGCACGAGCTGAAGACGGAAGTACCACTGCTGAATCTGCGTGTCTTCCGAAATCGCCGCTTTACAGCCATGCTTAGTATCTATAGTTTGGTGACAATAGCAATGTATGCTGGAACCTATCTAACTCCATTGTTCTTACAAACGGTAGAAGGAGCAACAACGCTTAAAACGGGGCTTATTTTATTGCCATCTTCGATTCTTCTTGCTTTGCTTAGTCCAATCGTGGGTAAGTTGTATCCGAGGTTTGGGCCTGTGAAGTTAATTTCTGCAGGTATTTTATTTATTTTTATCGGTTTATTCATGATGAGTCGGCTGCATACGAACGTTTCTTACAGCTTCATTATGTGGGCGATGGTCGTTCGCAATCTAGGAATTGGATTAGCTAACGTTCCGAGCAGCACGGCGTCTATGGAGGAAATTCCAGTCGAATGGTCAGGTCATGCTACATCGATCAACAACTGGGTTCGGAATGTGTTAAGCTCACTTGGGATTGCGGTGTTCACGTCTATTTTGTCCACAAGATCCTTACTGCATTCTAAAGAATTGATCAGTTCAGGTGCAGGTAATACAGATTCGATACGATTACTATCGTTTACGATGGGGGTAAATGATGTATTTGTAGTCGGCTCAATCATTGTGTTGTTTGGATTACCACTTATGTTATTGTTGCGCAAGAAGCGTAGTGTGATTTCTGTTCAAAGTGCGGGATAA
- a CDS encoding HAD family hydrolase, with amino-acid sequence MGRGLQSILFDLDGTLTDPKEGITKSVEYALNKFDIQIEHLDMLLPYIGPPLYDSFIELHQFSEEQARQAVVFYRERYSTVGMLENMVIEGIPQLLEDLKNKGYSLYVATSKPTVFAEQILAHYKLDHYFEHIGGSNLDGTRSKKKDVIQYVLDQNAILPEEAVMIGDREHDIIGAIGCGVESIGVTFGYGPKEELENAGADHIAYRVEEIADIIQHISLRERCAK; translated from the coding sequence GTGGGAAGAGGACTACAAAGTATCTTATTTGATTTGGATGGTACATTAACAGACCCTAAAGAAGGGATAACAAAAAGCGTAGAATACGCATTGAACAAATTTGATATTCAGATCGAGCATTTGGATATGCTTCTTCCTTACATAGGCCCACCTCTTTATGATTCATTTATTGAGCTGCATCAGTTCTCAGAAGAACAAGCACGACAAGCAGTTGTGTTCTACCGTGAGCGTTATAGCACTGTTGGGATGCTTGAGAATATGGTGATTGAGGGTATACCGCAATTGCTGGAAGACCTTAAGAATAAAGGATATTCATTGTATGTAGCCACCTCCAAGCCTACTGTTTTTGCAGAACAAATTCTTGCGCATTATAAACTAGATCATTATTTTGAGCATATCGGTGGTAGTAATCTAGATGGCACCCGTTCTAAAAAGAAAGACGTGATCCAGTACGTACTCGATCAGAATGCTATTCTTCCGGAGGAAGCTGTGATGATTGGGGACCGAGAGCATGATATTATCGGAGCTATAGGTTGTGGAGTAGAATCTATCGGTGTTACGTTTGGTTACGGACCTAAAGAAGAACTGGAGAATGCTGGGGCAGATCATATCGCTTATCGAGTAGAAGAAATTGCGGATATCATCCAACATATATCATTAAGAGAGCGGTGTGCGAAATGA
- a CDS encoding GNAT family N-acetyltransferase, with amino-acid sequence MSQPRHSILEGTTIKLVPMDESHVEGLARVLRNPDIWEFTWRKITSDEQVHDLITTAFTNQKNGSQIPFVIIEQASGQIVGTTRIMHPDLVHRNAEIGCTWVSPEYWRTSVNTEAKSLLLHYCFEELKLIRVEFTVVKTNLRSQRAVERLGAVKEGVLRQHRIRSDGSIHDNVVFSILDKEWPSVKENLHYLLNEKYS; translated from the coding sequence ATGAGCCAACCTCGTCATTCAATCTTGGAGGGCACTACAATCAAGCTGGTTCCAATGGATGAAAGTCATGTAGAAGGGCTAGCGAGAGTATTAAGAAATCCCGATATATGGGAATTTACTTGGCGAAAAATAACGTCGGACGAGCAGGTGCACGATTTAATCACAACCGCATTCACGAATCAAAAAAATGGATCGCAAATTCCCTTCGTCATCATTGAACAAGCTTCTGGACAAATCGTCGGGACTACTCGTATAATGCATCCGGATTTGGTTCATCGTAATGCTGAGATCGGATGTACGTGGGTCTCTCCTGAATATTGGAGAACTAGTGTGAACACCGAGGCTAAGTCATTACTGCTTCACTATTGTTTTGAAGAGCTAAAATTGATTCGTGTAGAATTTACAGTGGTGAAGACTAACTTGAGGTCACAAAGAGCAGTAGAACGATTAGGGGCTGTAAAAGAAGGGGTTCTGCGCCAACATAGAATCAGATCTGATGGTTCGATTCATGATAATGTTGTCTTTAGTATTTTGGATAAAGAATGGCCATCGGTAAAAGAGAATCTGCACTATTTATTAAATGAGAAGTACTCATAA
- a CDS encoding 2,3-butanediol dehydrogenase, translating to MQALRWHNVKDLRLETIEEPAALAGKVKIKIEWCGICGSDLHEYVAGPIFIPQGTDHPLTGEKAPVVMGHEFSGQIVEVGQGVSKFNVGDRVVVEPVFACGECVACRQGKYNLCEKMGFLGLAGGGGGFSEYVAADQHMVHKIPDSLSYEQGALVEPSAVALHAVRSSQLKVGDKAVVFGAGPIGLLVIEALKASGAAEIYVVELSEERKTKAEELGGIVIDPKQYDVVEEIQKRTDGGVDVAFEVTGVPPVLTQAINSTKLSGQIMIVSIFEKDATITPNNIVLKERNLTGIIGYRDVFPAVISLMEQGYFPADKLVTKRIQLNEVIEHGFEALLKEKNQVKILVSPKQ from the coding sequence ATGCAAGCATTAAGATGGCATAACGTCAAAGATCTACGGTTAGAAACGATTGAAGAACCAGCAGCCCTTGCAGGAAAAGTGAAAATCAAAATAGAATGGTGCGGGATTTGTGGTAGCGATCTTCACGAATATGTTGCCGGTCCTATTTTTATTCCCCAAGGTACAGATCATCCCCTTACTGGTGAAAAAGCGCCAGTCGTAATGGGACATGAATTCTCTGGACAAATCGTTGAAGTAGGTCAAGGCGTTAGCAAGTTTAATGTTGGTGATCGAGTTGTCGTTGAACCAGTCTTTGCATGTGGTGAATGTGTAGCTTGCCGACAAGGCAAATACAATCTTTGTGAAAAAATGGGCTTCCTAGGTTTGGCTGGAGGCGGCGGTGGATTCTCAGAATACGTTGCAGCAGACCAACATATGGTCCACAAAATTCCTGACAGCTTGTCCTATGAGCAAGGCGCTCTAGTAGAACCTTCTGCTGTTGCTCTACATGCTGTTCGTTCCAGTCAATTAAAGGTTGGAGATAAAGCTGTAGTATTCGGCGCTGGCCCAATCGGTTTGCTCGTGATTGAAGCTTTGAAAGCTTCCGGTGCAGCAGAAATCTATGTTGTTGAACTCTCAGAAGAACGTAAGACTAAAGCCGAAGAGCTTGGTGGGATTGTAATCGATCCTAAACAGTATGATGTAGTTGAAGAAATTCAAAAGCGTACTGATGGCGGTGTGGATGTTGCTTTTGAAGTCACAGGTGTCCCTCCCGTTCTAACACAAGCTATCAACTCCACTAAATTGAGTGGTCAAATCATGATCGTTAGTATTTTTGAAAAAGATGCTACGATTACTCCAAACAACATCGTGCTTAAAGAACGTAATTTAACTGGTATTATCGGATACCGTGATGTATTCCCGGCAGTAATTAGTCTCATGGAACAAGGTTACTTCCCTGCGGACAAGCTGGTGACTAAGCGAATCCAATTGAACGAAGTGATTGAACATGGGTTCGAGGCGCTTTTGAAAGAAAAAAATCAAGTGAAAATTCTTGTAAGTCCTAAACAATAA
- a CDS encoding LacI family DNA-binding transcriptional regulator: MANKNKVTIEDVAKRAGVGIATVSRAINNSEGISAKTKALVLQVIEEMGFTPNTSAQSLKIRQTKQIALAVPDIRNAIIPDIAWSVEQAAKQDGYRVIQINTSGNPRTELETIREIKKLHVDGLIIMPLAYPKTMVELINKTSVPVSIINYGKRITENVKADIVSLSRLEGQLIMEHLTSIGRTRIAYAGAQKDLIEDRYLAYQQALNQVDISLVYFGEDFSLQTGVQAADYFYSLTHMPDAIYAVNDMVAIGIVNRFKELGVRVPDDVAVVGVDNNAWTTISSPQISSVSIMGNEVARLATQLLLQRIQDNITGDYQRVQLDPRLIVRESSVSVKRSTTG, encoded by the coding sequence GTGGCTAATAAAAATAAAGTAACCATAGAGGATGTGGCGAAACGAGCGGGAGTAGGTATTGCTACGGTTTCAAGAGCGATCAATAATTCAGAGGGAATTAGTGCCAAGACTAAAGCATTAGTGCTGCAAGTGATTGAGGAGATGGGTTTTACACCTAATACCTCTGCACAAAGTCTGAAGATTCGCCAAACGAAGCAAATTGCTTTAGCCGTTCCCGACATTCGAAATGCCATTATTCCAGATATCGCCTGGTCCGTGGAGCAAGCCGCTAAACAGGACGGTTATCGAGTCATTCAGATTAATACTTCCGGAAATCCACGGACAGAGCTCGAAACGATTCGTGAGATCAAAAAATTACATGTCGATGGACTCATTATCATGCCTCTTGCTTATCCGAAGACTATGGTAGAGCTAATCAATAAAACGAGTGTTCCTGTCTCCATCATTAACTACGGGAAGCGAATTACAGAGAATGTGAAAGCAGATATCGTTAGCCTGTCACGTTTGGAAGGCCAGCTTATAATGGAACATCTAACCAGTATTGGTCGAACTAGAATTGCTTACGCTGGTGCACAGAAGGATCTCATTGAGGATCGTTATCTTGCTTATCAGCAGGCGTTAAATCAAGTGGATATTTCTTTGGTTTATTTTGGAGAGGATTTCTCCTTGCAAACGGGGGTACAAGCTGCAGATTATTTCTATAGCCTGACCCATATGCCAGATGCAATATATGCAGTGAATGACATGGTCGCTATAGGGATCGTAAACCGGTTTAAAGAGTTAGGCGTTCGTGTTCCTGATGATGTGGCAGTGGTAGGGGTGGATAATAACGCATGGACTACGATTTCAAGTCCGCAAATTAGTTCGGTTTCGATTATGGGAAATGAAGTAGCTCGATTAGCTACGCAGCTTCTTTTGCAACGTATTCAGGATAATATTACGGGTGACTACCAAAGGGTGCAGCTTGATCCGCGTTTGATTGTGAGAGAGTCTAGTGTTTCGGTTAAACGTAGTACGACAGGTTGA
- the cysK gene encoding cysteine synthase A — translation MANIYNSVTDLIGNTPLLEISKYSKSQNVEAKILAKLESFNPGGSVKDRIGYAMIKDAEDKGLIHKDSVIIEPTSGNTGIGLAMAATSLGYPLIIVLPDTFSIERRKVMAALGAKLVLTPGAEGMSGALKKAEELAAEIPHAFIPQQFSNPANPEIHRTTTAEEIWRDTDGNVDIFIAGVGSGGTISGVGEALKAKNPSVQIVAIEPFDSPVLSGGRPSAHGIQGIGANFIPEIYNKEVVDEIFQVKNKDAFNVAREIAKTEGLLVGISSGAAVYTATEIAKRPENKGKTIVVILPDTGERYLTTTLFDFNE, via the coding sequence ATGGCTAATATATATAACAGCGTAACAGATTTGATTGGTAATACACCGTTATTGGAAATTTCGAAATATAGTAAATCTCAGAACGTTGAAGCGAAAATCCTTGCCAAGTTAGAGTCTTTTAATCCTGGAGGTAGCGTCAAGGATCGTATAGGTTATGCGATGATCAAAGATGCTGAGGATAAAGGCTTAATTCATAAAGATTCTGTAATTATTGAGCCAACAAGTGGCAATACCGGCATTGGCCTTGCAATGGCTGCGACCAGCCTTGGGTACCCGTTGATTATCGTACTTCCGGATACATTCAGTATTGAACGCCGTAAGGTAATGGCTGCACTTGGTGCTAAGCTTGTATTAACACCTGGAGCTGAAGGAATGAGCGGTGCTCTGAAAAAGGCGGAGGAATTGGCAGCGGAAATTCCACATGCATTCATTCCACAACAGTTCAGCAACCCAGCTAACCCTGAAATTCACAGAACGACAACTGCAGAGGAAATTTGGCGGGATACTGATGGAAATGTAGATATTTTTATTGCGGGTGTTGGTTCTGGAGGCACCATATCAGGGGTTGGGGAAGCTTTGAAGGCTAAGAACCCTTCGGTACAGATCGTCGCTATCGAACCGTTTGATTCACCGGTATTATCTGGTGGCCGGCCAAGTGCGCATGGAATTCAGGGGATTGGGGCTAACTTCATTCCGGAGATTTACAATAAAGAGGTTGTTGATGAGATTTTTCAGGTGAAGAATAAAGACGCATTTAATGTAGCGCGTGAAATTGCCAAGACCGAGGGATTACTAGTAGGGATCTCGTCTGGCGCCGCGGTATATACAGCTACAGAAATTGCTAAACGTCCAGAAAATAAAGGGAAGACGATTGTGGTGATTTTGCCGGATACTGGTGAACGTTATTTAACAACTACTCTGTTTGATTTTAACGAATAA
- a CDS encoding acylphosphatase, producing MKRVNVFKKVRNNYVIWHANRIQLLDFPSSPVVRKKVVFSGRVQKIGFRLEIYTIAERMKLTGRVKNLNDGSVEVEVQGEEQRISFLVHCMKSLKRASVKKVTMSDLPLNESEKDFTIVK from the coding sequence ATGAAACGTGTGAATGTGTTTAAAAAAGTTAGAAATAATTATGTGATTTGGCATGCAAATCGTATTCAGTTACTGGATTTTCCTTCAAGCCCTGTCGTTAGAAAGAAAGTGGTTTTCTCGGGTAGAGTTCAAAAGATAGGATTCCGCTTGGAAATATATACGATTGCTGAAAGAATGAAATTAACGGGTAGGGTAAAAAATTTAAACGACGGAAGTGTAGAGGTAGAAGTACAAGGAGAAGAGCAGCGAATCTCTTTTCTAGTTCATTGCATGAAATCATTGAAACGGGCATCTGTAAAGAAAGTAACTATGAGTGATCTGCCTCTTAATGAGAGTGAGAAAGATTTCACGATTGTAAAATAA
- a CDS encoding TPM domain-containing protein, with protein MNYRIFRKMLLTTLATLMLSVLLLPVLTSAKTAVPKHTGSFYVNDFANVIDEKAENYMVNYGIRLHQDTGAQVVVVTVDSTNGVSMEEYATSLFNSWGVGAADKNNGLLLLLSIKDDDYWAVQGKGIEDTLPNSKIKEILSQYLEPDFAAKTYSNGARKTYGAFIQAMGGTWVENVGTKNYVSDNAGVLKKVTKDYLNESSNRYKTTTGSGIYVVTVKNAGDKTLQDYTYMKFASVAAGPKDVMLVLDIGGDNYHVLQGKDIDKVLTNDAISNILNTVLEPQFVKKDYGTGATATSNALYSFLLARADHSVGATGATGTTGNSGGTTASNSSSTTTSAKETSVSVGKGLLIYLLIFAPLILFGYGLSRRNKYIEMYGLPFNPYSPRNIRRYGNWYGQADYGYGRRWHRRYNQRQHHHHRNTSSNNSQSSFWGNSGGGGSTRGGGAGRYSSSNENHGGGGSSSGGGAGRHSSSSSSSSSSSSSSYSDDDRGSSGGGGYSGGGGSSGGGGSASSGGGAGRH; from the coding sequence ATGAACTACAGAATTTTTAGAAAAATGCTTCTTACCACACTTGCCACCCTGATGTTAAGTGTTTTGCTTCTTCCGGTTTTAACTTCAGCCAAGACAGCTGTACCTAAGCATACTGGGTCATTTTATGTGAATGATTTTGCGAATGTGATCGACGAAAAAGCTGAGAATTACATGGTGAACTATGGGATTCGATTACATCAGGATACGGGCGCTCAAGTCGTAGTGGTGACAGTCGATTCTACAAATGGAGTTTCGATGGAAGAGTATGCAACTTCTCTATTCAATAGCTGGGGCGTAGGCGCTGCGGATAAGAATAACGGGCTTCTATTGCTGCTTTCTATAAAAGATGATGACTACTGGGCGGTACAAGGTAAGGGTATTGAGGACACGTTACCTAACAGTAAGATTAAAGAAATTCTCTCTCAATATCTTGAGCCGGATTTTGCAGCTAAAACTTATAGTAATGGTGCACGTAAAACTTATGGCGCTTTTATTCAAGCTATGGGTGGGACCTGGGTGGAAAATGTCGGCACCAAAAACTATGTATCCGATAATGCCGGTGTACTCAAAAAAGTGACAAAGGATTATTTGAACGAATCTAGCAATAGATATAAAACTACAACTGGTAGTGGGATTTATGTGGTTACTGTTAAGAACGCAGGAGATAAAACACTTCAGGATTATACTTACATGAAGTTTGCCTCTGTTGCTGCTGGCCCTAAGGATGTCATGCTCGTACTAGACATTGGTGGAGACAACTATCATGTTCTGCAAGGGAAGGACATCGACAAGGTTCTAACTAACGATGCAATCAGTAATATTTTGAATACCGTACTTGAGCCCCAATTTGTGAAAAAAGATTACGGAACGGGAGCTACGGCGACTTCCAATGCTTTGTACAGTTTCTTGTTGGCAAGAGCAGATCATTCCGTTGGAGCGACGGGAGCTACAGGAACTACTGGAAATAGTGGAGGCACTACTGCATCCAATTCTTCCTCTACAACCACTTCAGCAAAGGAGACCAGTGTTAGTGTAGGCAAAGGTCTTCTAATTTACTTATTGATATTTGCTCCGCTCATACTGTTCGGATATGGTCTTTCACGTCGCAATAAATATATTGAAATGTACGGTTTGCCATTTAATCCGTATAGCCCAAGAAATATACGTCGATATGGGAATTGGTACGGTCAAGCAGATTACGGTTATGGTAGACGTTGGCACAGACGTTATAATCAACGTCAACATCATCATCATAGAAACACATCATCAAATAACTCACAGTCAAGCTTCTGGGGAAACAGTGGAGGAGGAGGATCTACTAGAGGTGGTGGTGCAGGACGTTATTCCTCAAGTAACGAGAACCATGGTGGTGGAGGTTCCAGCAGTGGCGGAGGTGCAGGAAGACATTCTTCAAGCTCTTCAAGCTCTTCAAGCTCTTCCAGCAGTAGTTACTCTGACGATGATAGAGGTTCATCAGGTGGAGGAGGTTATTCCGGCGGTGGCGGATCATCTGGTGGTGGAGGTAGCGCTAGCAGTGGTGGCGGAGCGGGTAGACACTAA
- a CDS encoding phosphodiester glycosidase family protein, with protein sequence MSTSSLPQRSTVRKKKPTKKRKKRSFFRTLSKVFLFCLILLIAGGGWFYFAPSAKNLRYSIADTLITTQHRYMAKYIIGEDGLKNRVTEYSAQFEEMGVEKDTHTITPEPEVKEKPLVEIENVSGSGYSGYVMIVNDPTKVRLGIPDKVGSGEKVTSMVKRTGAIAGVNGGGFADPNWKGNGFKPIGIVISQGKLYYNGLGGKKSTQIVGLDKQGKMVAGNYTLDEINKMGVQEAVTFSPRLIVNGKGLIKNAAEGWGIAPRTAMGQRADGAIIFVIIDGRQPTYSIGANLYDVQQILLKHGAVIAANLDGGSSTVLVKDNEIMNKPSSQYGERYLPTAFLVFEHPEQIDMPNIWKGLDPSKIDAAKKRTR encoded by the coding sequence GTGAGCACTTCATCATTACCTCAACGTTCCACCGTACGCAAAAAGAAGCCAACAAAAAAACGTAAGAAACGGAGCTTTTTCCGAACACTATCCAAAGTGTTTTTATTCTGCTTAATTTTGTTGATTGCTGGAGGCGGTTGGTTTTACTTTGCACCTTCGGCTAAAAATCTGCGCTATTCAATCGCTGATACACTGATTACAACACAGCACCGCTACATGGCTAAATATATTATTGGTGAGGACGGATTAAAGAACAGAGTGACTGAATATAGTGCCCAATTTGAAGAGATGGGGGTCGAAAAGGACACACATACCATCACTCCTGAACCAGAAGTAAAAGAGAAACCACTGGTCGAGATAGAAAATGTCTCAGGTAGTGGATATTCCGGATATGTCATGATCGTTAATGATCCTACTAAAGTCCGTTTGGGAATTCCAGATAAGGTAGGATCAGGTGAGAAAGTAACTAGCATGGTGAAGCGTACAGGTGCTATTGCGGGCGTTAACGGTGGCGGATTCGCTGATCCCAACTGGAAAGGTAACGGGTTTAAACCTATCGGCATTGTGATCTCACAAGGTAAGTTATATTACAACGGTCTCGGTGGCAAGAAATCCACGCAAATCGTAGGTCTTGATAAACAAGGGAAGATGGTTGCTGGAAATTATACTTTAGACGAGATCAATAAAATGGGTGTTCAGGAGGCAGTAACTTTTAGTCCCCGTCTAATCGTCAATGGAAAAGGATTGATTAAGAACGCGGCTGAAGGTTGGGGAATTGCACCAAGAACAGCGATGGGCCAGCGAGCTGACGGAGCGATTATATTTGTTATTATTGATGGAAGACAGCCCACTTATAGTATTGGGGCAAATCTATACGATGTGCAGCAAATCCTTCTTAAGCATGGAGCAGTGATTGCTGCCAATTTGGATGGAGGTTCTTCTACTGTGCTGGTAAAAGACAACGAGATTATGAACAAACCATCCTCTCAGTATGGGGAACGATACTTGCCTACGGCTTTTCTGGTATTTGAGCACCCAGAGCAGATTGATATGCCGAATATTTGGAAGGGGCTTGACCCCTCCAAAATTGATGCTGCTAAGAAGCGTACACGCTAA
- a CDS encoding LysR family transcriptional regulator translates to MTLQQLRYAIEIANSGSMNEAAKKLFVSQPSLSNAIKELESELGITIFERTNRGISISVEGMEFLGYARQIIEQTELMENRYTGKKRSPIYFSISTQHYAFVVDAFVNLMKHNDVSEYNFSLRETQTYEIIEDVRTLRSDLGILYINESNYKHMNKLFSDGNLKFTPLFNTDPHLYVRTGHPLAHKEVITQNDIVPFPYITFEQGENNSLHFSEEMLSFSQIEKNIKVNDRATLTNLLMGTDCYTVGTGILASDLNGDGLKTIPFESNEVFTVGWIAHKDRRPSVMASKYIEILNDLVSGSYFDLNHFLL, encoded by the coding sequence GTGACGTTGCAACAACTCCGCTACGCTATCGAAATTGCAAATAGTGGCTCCATGAATGAGGCAGCAAAGAAGCTCTTTGTTTCTCAACCGAGCCTGTCCAATGCCATTAAAGAGTTAGAAAGTGAACTGGGGATTACGATCTTTGAGCGAACTAACCGTGGAATCAGTATTTCCGTTGAGGGAATGGAATTCCTGGGTTATGCCCGCCAAATCATTGAACAGACAGAGCTTATGGAGAATCGTTATACGGGGAAAAAACGCAGTCCGATCTATTTTTCCATCTCCACGCAGCACTACGCTTTTGTGGTTGACGCCTTTGTAAATCTCATGAAGCACAATGACGTCTCAGAATACAATTTTAGCTTAAGAGAGACGCAAACCTACGAGATTATCGAAGATGTACGTACCTTGCGTAGTGATTTAGGAATTCTTTATATTAACGAGAGTAACTATAAGCATATGAATAAGCTGTTTAGTGATGGTAATCTGAAATTCACACCACTCTTTAATACCGATCCACATCTTTATGTTCGAACCGGACATCCGCTTGCTCATAAGGAAGTCATTACACAGAATGATATTGTGCCGTTCCCTTATATTACTTTTGAACAGGGTGAGAACAATTCACTGCATTTCTCGGAGGAAATGTTAAGCTTTTCACAAATTGAGAAGAATATTAAGGTGAATGACCGGGCGACACTGACCAATTTATTAATGGGTACAGATTGCTATACGGTAGGCACAGGAATTCTGGCATCTGATCTAAATGGAGATGGACTGAAGACGATCCCTTTTGAGAGCAATGAAGTATTTACGGTTGGCTGGATAGCGCATAAAGATCGCAGACCGAGTGTAATGGCATCTAAGTATATTGAGATTTTGAATGACCTGGTTTCAGGAAGTTATTTTGATCTAAATCATTTTTTACTATAG